The following are from one region of the Gossypium hirsutum isolate 1008001.06 chromosome D03, Gossypium_hirsutum_v2.1, whole genome shotgun sequence genome:
- the LOC107949640 gene encoding protein NBR1 homolog yields MESNLVIKVKYGNTLRRFNARIVDGEHLDLNMTGLRAKIMGLFNFPFDSELTLTYIDEDGDIVTLVDDDDLCDVMRQRLKFLRINVQLNNDKLSKPYTRSSGGSTPLRSPSVQPPLPSFNTASADALNSVPEPLRDALSEVFSKLSVEVASKAASASPLLGDLLESLSKMGQSYLSPASQPGVGADSGIPVGSSESPSGPSAPTGVLPKFTAVDSSFKTGKEANTGNAADGVDVPDGFYPGTVDLNAGPPYDANLSGYTTMPSGPSALNICAHNDKKNTKENNGRNKGKNVSMDAATPFFDTTRKDYPSNECPFSGVPVANGPTVPPFSYHPFSPSKRSFVSTDGNVLFGTFHKGVQCDGCGVLPITGPRFKSKVNDNYDLCSICFSKMGNEADYIRMDKPMHYRHPWCFRASNDHVPRVGPALPHVLRNRVLKLSRPKLESHFILDVNVLDGTVMAPSTPFTKIWRMRNNGTLPWYRGMQLVWIGGDKLTNAISVDIDIPAEGVPLDGDLDIVVDFTAPKLPGRYVSYWRMASESGIKFGQRVWVLIHVDSSLKDSICDNLQGFNLNLPPESSGQKDSHIADMNADFVTELCSSGAGPVPVKHMVTEQSTKEQTVNNSDVPDPVPTSSFVSYPIIDQSVVVPVSQPPIQSSSEAYPISDQGISVPAVPQTPPSSVSYPIIDFSEAAPVGPSQVPHPAISVQAPSQGESENIVEQSLLKELEDMGFKQVDLNKDILRRNEYDLEKSVDDLCGVAEWDPILEELQEMGFCDAETNKKLLKKNNGSIKGVVMDLLTGEGA; encoded by the exons ATGGAATCTAATCTCGTTATCAAG GTTAAGTATGGAAATACTCTAAGGCGTTTCAATGCTCGAATTGTTGATGGTGAACACCTGGATCTTAATATGACTGGACTAAGGGCAAAAATTATGGGGCTTTTCAATTTTCCTTTTGATAGTGAACTTACTCTGACATATATTGATGAAGATGGGGATATTGTTACCcttgttgatgatgatgatttgtGTGATGTGATGAGGCAACGCCTTAAATTCTTGAGGATTAATGTGCAGCTAAATAATGACAAGCTCAGTAAACCTTACACAAGATCAAGTGGTGGTTCTACTCCCTTGAGATCTCCATCTGTTCAGCCTCCGTTGCCAAGCTTTAATACTGCTTCTGCTGATGCACTGAATTCTGTACCAGAGCCTCTTCGTGATGCTCTAAGTGAAGTTTTCTCAAAGCTTTCCGTAGAAGTTGCTTCAAAAGCTGCATCCGCCAGTCCATTGTTGGGTGATCTTTTGGAGTCCTTGTCTAAGATGGGACAATCCTACTTGAGTCCTGCTTCCCAACCTGGAGTTGGTGCTGATTCTGGCATTCCTGTTGGATCTTCTGAGAGCCCTTCTGGACCATCTGCTCCAACTGGTGTTCTACCAAAATTTACAGCTGTTGATTCAAGCTTCAAGACTGGCAAGGAAGCCAACACTGGAAACGCAGCAGATGGTGTGGATGTACCTGATGGTTTTTATCCAGGTACTGTTGATTTGAATGCTGGCCCTCCTTATGATGCCAACCTTTCTGGATATACTACCATGCCCTCTGGACCATCTGCACTGAACATTTGTGCTCATAATGACAAGAAAAACACAAAGGAGAACAATGGACGTAACAAGGGGAAGAATGTGAGCATGGATGCAGCAACTCCCTTCTTTGATACTACAAGGAAAGATTATCCTTCAAATGAATGTCCCTTCAGTGGAGTGCCTGTAGCAAATGGCCCTACTGTGCCTCCGTTTTCGTACCATCCCTTTAGTCCAAGTAAAAGGAGCTTTGTATCGACTGATGGAAATGTCTTGTTTGGTACATTCCACAAGGGAGTTCAGTGTGATGGTTGTGGGGTTCTTCCCATTACTGGACCTCGGTTCAAGTCTAAAGT AAACGACAACTATGATCTATGCAGCATCTGCTTTTCTAAAATGGGAAATGAAGCTGATTATATAAGAATGGACAAGCCTATGCATTACCGGCATCCATGGTGTTTCAGGGCATCAAATGATCAT GTTCCAAGAGTTGGCCCAGCTCTCCCTCATGTCTTGAGGAATCGTGTACTAAAGTTGTCTCGGCCTAAACTAGAAAGTCACTTTATCTTGGATGTCAATGTATTGGATGGGACTGTAATGGCTCCATCTACACCATTTACAAAGATCTGGCGAATGCGCAACAATGGTACTCTGCCCTGGTATCGTGGGATGCAACTTGTCTGGATTGGGGGAGACAAGTTAACAAATGCAATCTCAGTTGATATAGAC ATTCCTGCCGAAGGTGTGCCTCTTGATGGGGACCTGGACATTGTTGTTGATTTTACTGCACCAAAGTTGCCTGGTCGGTATGTTTCTTACTGGAGGATGGCATCTGAATCTGGCATTAAGTTTGGACAACGTGTTTGGGTTCTTATCCAT GTTGATTCTTCCCTGAAGGATTCAATTTGTGATAACCTTCAGGGTTTTAACTTGAATTTGCCGCCTGAAAGCAGTGGCCAAAAAGACTCTCACATTGCGGATATGAATGCTGATTTTGTTACTGAGCTTTGTAGCTCTGGTGCAGGCCCTGTGCCAGTGAAGCACATGGTTACTGAACAATCAACAAAGGAGCAGACAGTAAACAACAGTGATGTCCCAGACCCTGTTCCTACATCCTCATTCGTGAGTTATCCCATCATTGATCAAAGTGTTGTAGTACCTGTTTCCCAACCACCTATACAATCTTCATCTGAGGCATATCCCATCAGTGACCAAGGCATTTCAGTCCCTGCGGTTCCACAAACTCCACCTTCATCTGTGTCTTATCCTATCATTGATTTTTCAGAAGCTGCTCCTGTTGGACCCTCTCAAGTGCCACACCCTGCAATCAGCGTGCAAGCACCTAGTCAAGGGGAGAGTGAAAATATTGTTGAGCAGTCTCTACTTAAGGAACTTGAAGATATGGGGTTCAAGCAGGTTGATTTGAACAAGGACATTTTGAGGAGGAATGAATATGATCTGGAGAAGTCTGTTGATGATCTTTGTGGGGTGGCTGAATGGGATCCGATACTTGAGGAGCTGCAGGAAATG GGTTTCTGTGATGCTGAAACGAACAAGAAGCTGCTGAAGAAGAACAACGGAAGCATCAAGGGAGTTGTCATGGATCTGTTAACAGGAGAAGgtgcttaa